In Mytilus galloprovincialis chromosome 1, xbMytGall1.hap1.1, whole genome shotgun sequence, the following are encoded in one genomic region:
- the LOC143054540 gene encoding uncharacterized protein LOC143054540 gives MIEFEIEHEERPRHRLEIKKRGHLDNIREGPYITHNVLITHADFLKSTNKDKDLTLYRIFPTGGAYNYIGDVVALLTWYFVVVFIIAAIPIACYCENKAINIANAIVLCIILIYHIIALYAVTKNRKKFRRAWFVTETSAEKYMGLQNYFVDVSIDNALELHFVNNGQRQKIITMLSDKQVRSMLLMLCTKSYWKSRVVDPSICLSVTSFICLIGMFIQIITLRVLAT, from the exons ATGATTGAGTTTGAAATTGAACACGAAGAAAGGCCTAGACACCGACTGGAAATAAAGAAAAGGGGACACTTGGACAACATCAGAGAGGG ACCTTACATAACTCACAATGTTTTGATAACTCATGCTGATTTCCTGAAGTCTACAAATAAAGATAAAGATTTAACATTATACAGAATATTCCCCACTGGTGGCGCATATAACTATATTGGTGATGTTGTTGCTTTGTTAACGTGGTACTTTGTGGTAGTCTTCATTATTGCTGCAATACCC ATAGCATGTTACTGCGAGAATAAAGCCATTAACATAGCTAACGCTATTGTCCTGTGTATCATTCTCATATATCATATTATTGCTCTTTATGCAGTGACGAAAAATAGAAAGAAGTTCCGAAGAGCTTGGTTTGTAACTGAG ACTTCAGCAGAAAAGTACATGGGATTACAAAACTATTTTGTCGACGTTTCTATAGACAATGCTCTAGAACTTCATTTTGTGAACAATGGGCAAAGACAGAAAATTATTACAATGTTGTCTGATAAACAAG tGCGAAGCATGCTGCTGATGTTATGTACGAAATCCTATTGGAAAAGCCGAGTTGTGGACCCAAGCATATGCTTGTCTGTGACGTCATTTATATGCTTAATAGGAATGTTTATACAAATTATTACATTAAGAGTTTTGGCAACGTAG